A genomic window from Flavobacterium phycosphaerae includes:
- a CDS encoding T9SS type B sorting domain-containing protein, giving the protein MKSKSTISKKLYAFLIFSLLSISMTYGQAFPPANTSCTSKDLEIVAAQLTGGDVCNSCPTATTLTRTLTLGIKNTTGSTRTSFAFWGMLEIYSGTTGALISSVQRTGCGGPLPGGSTTYLSFGDITYTCGDVIKISNIWEAWTTASGSEVCPLDPNNISPKCGKIPSITVNGGVNGEFVLTSSQCGSATGAIDLTPTGGTSPFTYTWTASDGGVVPVGQANNQDLTGLVSGTYTVVIKDANNCTITKSRTITATTPAVATFNSTSNITVACGSATTSSLSYTNSGSGSCLISGSVTSTLSTQTPAGACGGTVTETWTFTDAYGRTITKTRTITVSPAALPTMTAPANTTVACGALPAPSTIAFSNGLTGGCLVSGTSNPSTFSATPNACGGTVTETWTATDSCGRALAPVSRTITVSPAALPTMTAPAATTVTCGALPAPSTISFSNGLTGGCLVSGTSNPSTFSATPNACGGTVTETWTATDSCGRALAPVSRTITVSPADLPTMTAPAATTVACGALPAPSTISFSNGLTGGCLVSGTSNPSTFSATPNACGGTVTETWTATDSCGRALAPVSRTITISPAALPTMTAPANTTVACGALPAPSTISFSNGLTGGCLVSGTSNPSTFSATPNACGGTVTETWTATDSCGRALAPVSRTITVSPAALPTMTAPAATTVACGALPAPSTISFSNGLTGGCLVSGTSNPSTFSATPNACGGTVTETWTATDSCGRAMAPVSRTITVSPADLPTMTAPAATTVACGALPAPSTISFSNGLTGGCLVSGTSNPSTFSATPNACGGTVTETWTATDSCGRALAPVSRTITVSPADLPTMTAPAATTVACGALPAPSTIAFSNGLTGGCLVSGTSNPSTFSATPNACGGTVTETWTATDSCGRALAPVSRTITVSPAALPTMTAPAATTVACGALPAPSTIAFSNGLTGGCLVSGTSNPSTFSATPNACGGTVTETWTATDSCGRALAPVSRTITVSPADLPTMTAPAATTVACGALPAPSTISFSNGLTGGCLVSGTSNPSTFSATPNACGGTVTETWTATDSCGRALAPVSRTITISPAALPTMTAPAATTVACGALPAPSTIAFSNGLTGGCLVSGTSNPSTFSATPNACGGTVTETWTATDSCGRALAPVSRTITVSPADLPTMTAPAATTVACGALPESTTISFSNGLTGGCLVSGTSNPSTFSATPNACGGTVTETWTATDSCGRALAPVSRTITVSPADLPTMTAPAATTVACGALPAPSTIAFSNGLTGGCLVSGTSNPSTFSATPNACGGTVTETWTATDSCGRALAPVSRTITVSPADLPTMTAPAATTVACGALPAPSTIAFSNSLTGGCLVSGTSNPSTFSATPNACGGTVTETWTATDSCGRALAPVSRTIIVSPADLPTMTALAPITVTCGAVPESTTIPFTNGLSGGCLLNGTSNPSTFTTTVEGYCNGKVVETWTATDACGRELASVSRTITVDDNIAPTFTTPDNITINTDANCNVNLDPTATGGVKNPSDNCDPNPTVSYVDNDCFGNFTEGSVNAGTGNYFTFDISGFDNLTAKDIEKVALAFDTNQGKGRVQFTLVSPSGQGVVLVGPYCNGGNCDTTNTTELYLPIFYPNASGYPQWNNANIITSGSTVNLTPNGNLSGANTINGLTSYVSGFENLTGPMNGTWFVYAQKVGNELGAIRFKSVCLTPANTCPNNKVITRTWTVTDMCGNSTSGNQTIKIQDVTAPNWDTATGSLDRTLECSDTAGITAAQVLAPIAIDNCAGTVTYTKTSSAFVASQGCINAGTYTNTWIAKDVCSNTSTVFTQKITIQDTTAPIWTTANGTLNMTVECSDNQALEDAQALFPVASDLCDADVTNIVKKGGNFVANTNCANTGTYTNTWSVMDACGNNSVEFTQVITVVDTTKPQITTSASDLIVQCDGSGNSGALQQWLDNHGGAVASDSCSNVTWSNNFASIASDCSAAVTVIFKATDGCNNSETTSATFTIQDTIAPIWSTFAGSLDKTLECSDLEGLATANTVFPTATDNCDSVLTNIVKTNGQFAPSSTCSTIGTYTNTWKVTDTCGNASENFVQTITIIDTTKPTFTAPADITIYTTDACTYDASVQFTGDVTDEADNCSTDLNATFTDADPVAGACAGSYTIVRTWSLTDCAGNNTTHDQTITVSDNIKPTFTVPADITIYTTDACTYDASVTFTGDVTDEADNCSTDLNATFTDATPVAGACAGSYTIVRTWSLTDCAGNNTTHDQTITVSDNIKPTFTAPADITIYTTDACTYDASVQFTGDVTDEADNCSTDLNATFTDATPVAGQCAGSYTIVRTWSLTDCAGNNTTHDQTITVSDNIKPTFTVPADITIYTTDACTYDASVTFTGDVTDEADNCSTELNATFTDATPVAGACAGSYTIVRSWSLTDCAGNNTTHDQTITVSDNIKPTFTAPADITIYTTDACTYDASVQFTGDVTDEADNCSTDLNATFTDADPVAGECSGGYAITRTWSLTDCAGNTTTHTQLITLTDNIAPTFTAPADITIYTTDACTYDASVQFTGDVTDEADNCSITNLNATFTDAAPVAGQCAGSYTIVRTWSLTDCSNNNTTHDQTITVLDNIKPTFTAPADITIYTTDACTYDASVQFTGDVTDEADNCSTDLNAAFTDATPVAGACAGSYTIVRTWSLTDCVGNNTTHDQTITVSDNIKPTFTVPADITIYTTDACTYDASVTFTGDVTDEADNCSTDLNATFTDAAPVAGACAGSYTIVRTWSLTDCAGNNTTHDQTITVSDNIKPTFTAPADITIYTTDACTYDASVQFTGDVTDEADNCSTGLNATFTDAAPVAGACAGAYTIVRTWSLTDCAGNNTTHDQTITVSDNIKPTFTAPADITIYTTDACTYDASVTFTGDVTDEADNCSTDLNAIFTDAAPVAGACAGSYTIVRTWSLTDCAGNNTTHDQTITVSDNIKPTFTVPADITIYTTDACTYDASVQFTGDVTDETDNCSTDLNATFTDATPVAGACAGSYTIVRTWSLTDCAGNNTTHDQTITVSDNIKPTFTAPSDITIYTTDACTYDASVQFTGDVTDETDNCSTDLNATFTDATPVAGACAGSYTIVRTWSLTDCAGNNTTHDQTITVSDNIKPTFTAPTDITIYTTDACTYDASVTFTGDVTDEADNCSTDLNATFTDAAPLAGACAGSYTIVRTWSLTDCAGNTTTHDQTITVSDNIKPTFTVPASITIYTTDTCTYDTTVTFTGDVTDEADNCSTGLEATYTDGAPVVGACAGSYTITRTWSLTDCAGNTTTQYQTITVSDNIKPIWATLAGSLDVTLECSDAQGLTNAQALAPQATDNCTANVTYIKTPGSYVAGDCPNRGTYTNTWVAIDACSNATLAAFTQVITIQDTTKPVLDTTTFDPNPQVTCNNIPPTPALQFSDNCSSVNVPTPVETQTPVTNNAYTITRTWTATDECGNVTIVTQTIDVTIQVQPGDVITAPDKICNDDDISVTWDLENYLTLGTPLNGTWTNVDNVGTLTGSIFNANQVAVGNHSFIYTYDNGSPCPQNITVIMPVQECGGVVVGCDDIEVHNAFTPNGDGVNEYFDIEFIDQPCHQPNSVEIYNRWGVLVYETKNYDNNTRKFTGVSEGRSTVSKSDELPAGTYFYILQYSDGNGNTVTESKYLYLTR; this is encoded by the coding sequence ATGAAATCAAAATCTACTATTTCAAAAAAATTGTATGCCTTTTTGATATTTAGTTTACTAAGTATCTCCATGACATACGGGCAAGCTTTCCCGCCAGCCAATACCTCATGTACGTCGAAAGACCTTGAGATTGTGGCAGCCCAGTTAACCGGCGGAGATGTTTGTAACTCTTGCCCAACAGCTACTACGCTGACAAGAACACTTACTTTAGGAATTAAAAACACTACCGGTTCCACAAGAACTTCATTTGCCTTTTGGGGAATGTTGGAAATTTATAGTGGTACCACCGGTGCATTAATTTCTTCTGTACAGAGAACAGGATGTGGAGGACCTTTACCGGGTGGCTCAACAACCTATTTGAGTTTTGGTGACATTACCTATACTTGTGGTGATGTTATCAAAATTTCTAATATCTGGGAAGCTTGGACCACGGCGAGTGGAAGTGAAGTTTGTCCTTTAGATCCAAACAATATTTCTCCAAAATGTGGTAAGATACCATCTATAACGGTTAATGGTGGAGTCAATGGTGAATTTGTTTTGACAAGTTCACAATGTGGTTCTGCAACTGGTGCTATAGATTTAACACCAACCGGAGGAACATCACCTTTTACTTATACATGGACTGCTTCCGATGGTGGAGTTGTACCTGTTGGTCAAGCAAACAATCAAGATCTTACCGGTCTAGTATCGGGAACTTATACAGTTGTTATCAAAGATGCTAATAATTGTACAATAACTAAATCAAGAACTATAACAGCAACTACACCTGCTGTTGCCACGTTTAATTCAACTAGTAATATTACTGTAGCTTGTGGCTCGGCAACAACAAGTTCATTAAGTTATACCAACAGTGGTTCCGGATCTTGTTTAATCAGTGGTTCAGTTACTTCAACTTTAAGTACACAAACACCTGCTGGTGCTTGTGGTGGTACAGTAACCGAGACTTGGACATTCACAGATGCTTATGGCAGAACTATAACCAAAACAAGAACTATAACAGTAAGTCCTGCAGCTTTACCAACGATGACAGCTCCGGCTAATACAACGGTAGCTTGTGGTGCCTTACCGGCTCCTTCTACTATTGCATTCTCTAACGGTTTAACCGGAGGATGTTTAGTAAGCGGAACTTCTAATCCGTCTACTTTCTCTGCAACGCCTAACGCTTGTGGGGGAACTGTTACGGAAACTTGGACAGCAACTGATTCCTGTGGAAGAGCTTTGGCTCCGGTTTCAAGAACGATAACAGTAAGTCCTGCAGCTTTACCAACGATGACAGCTCCGGCTGCTACAACAGTAACTTGTGGCGCCTTACCGGCTCCTTCTACTATTTCATTCTCTAACGGGTTAACCGGAGGATGTTTAGTAAGCGGAACTTCGAATCCTTCTACTTTCTCTGCAACGCCTAACGCTTGTGGGGGAACTGTTACGGAAACTTGGACCGCTACTGATTCTTGCGGAAGAGCTTTGGCTCCGGTTTCAAGAACGATAACAGTAAGTCCTGCGGATTTACCAACAATGACAGCTCCGGCTGCTACAACAGTAGCTTGTGGTGCTTTACCGGCTCCTTCTACTATCTCATTCTCTAACGGGTTAACCGGAGGATGTTTAGTAAGCGGAACTTCGAATCCTTCTACTTTCTCTGCAACACCTAATGCTTGTGGGGGAACTGTTACCGAAACTTGGACTGCTACCGATTCTTGTGGAAGAGCTTTGGCTCCGGTTTCAAGAACGATAACAATTAGTCCTGCAGCTTTACCAACGATGACAGCTCCGGCTAATACAACAGTAGCTTGTGGTGCTCTACCGGCTCCTTCTACTATATCATTCTCTAACGGGTTAACCGGAGGATGTTTAGTAAGCGGAACTTCGAATCCTTCTACTTTCTCTGCAACGCCTAATGCTTGTGGGGGAACTGTAACAGAAACTTGGACAGCAACTGATTCTTGCGGAAGAGCTTTGGCTCCGGTTTCAAGAACGATAACAGTAAGTCCTGCAGCTTTACCAACGATGACAGCTCCGGCTGCTACAACAGTAGCTTGTGGCGCCTTACCGGCTCCTTCTACTATTTCATTCTCTAACGGGTTAACCGGAGGATGTTTAGTAAGCGGAACTTCGAATCCTTCTACTTTCTCTGCAACGCCTAATGCTTGTGGGGGAACTGTAACAGAAACTTGGACCGCTACTGATTCTTGCGGAAGAGCTATGGCTCCGGTTTCAAGAACGATAACCGTAAGCCCTGCGGATTTACCAACAATGACAGCTCCGGCTGCTACAACAGTAGCTTGTGGTGCTTTACCGGCTCCTTCTACTATCTCATTCTCTAACGGGTTAACCGGAGGATGTTTAGTAAGCGGAACTTCGAATCCTTCTACTTTCTCTGCAACGCCTAATGCTTGTGGGGGAACTGTTACCGAAACTTGGACAGCAACTGATTCTTGTGGAAGAGCTTTGGCTCCGGTTTCAAGAACGATTACCGTAAGTCCTGCGGATTTACCAACGATGACAGCTCCGGCGGCTACAACAGTAGCTTGTGGTGCTTTACCGGCTCCTTCTACTATCGCATTCTCTAACGGTTTAACCGGAGGATGTTTAGTAAGCGGAACTTCGAATCCTTCTACTTTCTCTGCAACGCCTAACGCTTGTGGGGGAACTGTAACGGAAACTTGGACAGCAACTGATTCTTGCGGAAGAGCTTTGGCTCCGGTTTCAAGAACGATTACCGTAAGTCCTGCAGCTTTACCAACGATGACAGCTCCGGCTGCTACAACAGTAGCTTGTGGTGCCTTACCGGCTCCTTCTACTATAGCATTTTCTAACGGTTTAACCGGTGGATGTTTAGTAAGCGGAACTTCGAATCCTTCTACTTTCTCTGCAACGCCTAATGCTTGTGGGGGAACTGTAACGGAAACTTGGACAGCAACTGATTCTTGTGGAAGAGCTTTGGCTCCGGTTTCAAGAACGATAACAGTAAGTCCTGCGGATTTACCAACAATGACAGCTCCGGCTGCTACAACAGTAGCTTGTGGTGCCTTACCGGCTCCTTCTACTATATCATTCTCTAACGGTTTAACCGGTGGATGTTTAGTAAGCGGAACTTCGAATCCTTCTACTTTCTCTGCAACGCCTAATGCTTGTGGGGGAACTGTTACGGAAACTTGGACAGCAACTGATTCTTGCGGAAGAGCTTTGGCTCCGGTTTCAAGAACGATAACAATTAGCCCAGCAGCTTTACCAACAATGACAGCTCCGGCGGCTACAACGGTAGCTTGTGGTGCTTTACCGGCTCCTTCTACTATCGCATTCTCTAACGGTTTAACCGGAGGATGTTTAGTAAGCGGAACTTCTAATCCGTCTACTTTCTCTGCAACACCTAACGCTTGTGGGGGAACTGTTACCGAAACTTGGACCGCTACTGATTCTTGTGGAAGAGCTTTGGCTCCGGTTTCAAGAACGATAACCGTAAGTCCTGCGGATTTACCAACAATGACAGCTCCGGCCGCTACAACAGTAGCTTGTGGTGCCTTACCAGAATCTACTACTATATCATTCTCTAACGGTTTAACCGGTGGATGTTTAGTAAGCGGAACTTCGAATCCTTCTACTTTCTCTGCAACGCCTAATGCTTGTGGGGGAACTGTTACGGAAACTTGGACAGCAACTGATTCTTGCGGAAGAGCTTTGGCTCCGGTTTCAAGAACGATTACCGTAAGTCCTGCGGATTTACCAACAATGACAGCTCCGGCCGCTACAACAGTAGCTTGTGGTGCTTTACCGGCTCCTTCTACTATCGCATTCTCTAACGGTTTAACCGGAGGATGTTTAGTAAGCGGAACTTCTAATCCTTCTACTTTCTCTGCAACGCCTAACGCTTGTGGTGGAACTGTAACGGAAACTTGGACCGCTACCGATTCTTGTGGAAGAGCTTTGGCTCCGGTTTCAAGAACGATTACCGTAAGTCCTGCGGATTTACCAACAATGACAGCTCCGGCCGCTACAACAGTAGCTTGTGGTGCTTTACCGGCTCCTTCTACTATCGCATTCTCTAACAGTTTAACCGGAGGATGTTTAGTAAGCGGAACTTCTAATCCTTCTACTTTCTCTGCAACACCTAATGCTTGTGGGGGAACTGTTACGGAAACTTGGACAGCTACTGATTCTTGTGGAAGAGCTTTGGCTCCGGTTTCAAGAACGATAATAGTAAGTCCTGCTGATTTACCAACTATGACAGCATTAGCTCCAATTACAGTAACTTGTGGTGCAGTACCAGAATCTACTACTATTCCGTTTACTAACGGATTAAGTGGAGGATGTTTATTGAATGGAACTTCAAATCCTTCTACTTTTACAACTACTGTTGAAGGATATTGTAATGGAAAAGTTGTTGAAACTTGGACTGCTACTGATGCTTGTGGAAGAGAATTAGCCTCAGTATCGAGAACCATAACTGTTGACGATAATATAGCGCCAACATTTACAACACCGGATAATATTACCATAAACACAGATGCAAATTGTAACGTAAATCTTGATCCAACAGCAACTGGAGGTGTAAAAAATCCAAGCGATAATTGTGATCCTAATCCAACCGTTAGTTATGTTGACAACGATTGTTTCGGAAACTTCACTGAAGGTTCTGTAAATGCAGGAACGGGGAATTACTTCACCTTTGATATTTCTGGTTTTGATAATTTAACTGCAAAAGATATTGAAAAAGTAGCTTTAGCGTTTGACACTAATCAAGGAAAAGGTAGAGTTCAATTCACTTTAGTTTCTCCAAGCGGTCAAGGGGTTGTCCTTGTTGGACCGTACTGTAACGGAGGGAATTGTGATACCACAAATACAACTGAATTATATTTACCTATATTCTATCCTAACGCTTCTGGTTATCCACAATGGAATAATGCCAATATAATCACTAGCGGCTCAACTGTTAATCTTACTCCAAACGGAAATCTTTCCGGGGCGAATACTATTAACGGATTAACTTCTTATGTTTCCGGTTTTGAAAATTTAACCGGTCCGATGAACGGAACTTGGTTTGTTTATGCTCAAAAAGTAGGGAATGAACTTGGTGCCATCCGTTTCAAAAGCGTTTGCTTAACACCGGCTAATACTTGTCCGAATAATAAAGTAATTACCAGAACTTGGACTGTTACTGATATGTGTGGTAATTCCACTTCAGGAAATCAAACCATAAAAATTCAGGATGTAACTGCTCCTAATTGGGATACTGCTACAGGTTCATTAGACAGAACACTAGAATGTAGTGATACGGCAGGTATAACTGCAGCTCAAGTCTTAGCGCCAATCGCTATTGATAATTGTGCAGGAACAGTAACTTATACTAAAACGTCTAGTGCTTTTGTAGCCTCTCAAGGCTGTATTAATGCCGGTACATATACTAATACTTGGATTGCTAAAGACGTTTGTAGCAATACTTCTACAGTATTTACTCAAAAAATTACGATTCAAGATACCACCGCTCCTATTTGGACAACAGCCAACGGAACATTGAATATGACTGTTGAATGTAGTGATAATCAAGCATTGGAAGATGCTCAGGCACTATTCCCTGTTGCGTCTGATTTATGTGATGCTGATGTTACTAATATAGTTAAAAAAGGAGGTAATTTCGTAGCCAATACCAATTGTGCTAATACTGGTACTTATACCAATACTTGGAGTGTTATGGATGCTTGTGGTAATAATTCTGTTGAATTCACACAAGTCATTACAGTTGTTGATACCACAAAACCACAAATTACAACTAGTGCTTCAGATTTAATTGTACAATGTGATGGTAGTGGAAATTCAGGCGCATTACAACAATGGTTAGATAATCATGGTGGTGCTGTAGCCTCTGACAGTTGCTCTAATGTAACATGGTCTAACAACTTTGCCTCTATTGCAAGTGATTGTTCTGCTGCTGTTACAGTAATATTTAAAGCTACGGATGGTTGTAACAATTCTGAAACAACTTCAGCTACATTTACTATCCAAGATACCATTGCTCCAATATGGAGTACTTTTGCAGGGTCATTAGACAAAACTTTAGAATGTAGTGATTTGGAAGGACTTGCAACTGCAAATACCGTATTCCCAACAGCTACTGACAATTGTGACAGCGTTTTAACTAATATTGTTAAAACTAATGGTCAATTTGCACCTTCAAGTACATGTTCTACTATTGGTACTTATACTAATACATGGAAAGTAACAGATACTTGTGGAAATGCATCAGAAAATTTCGTTCAAACCATTACGATAATTGATACTACCAAACCTACATTCACAGCTCCTGCAGATATCACTATCTACACTACTGATGCTTGTACGTATGATGCTTCTGTTCAATTTACTGGTGATGTGACTGATGAGGCTGACAATTGTTCAACTGATTTGAATGCTACCTTCACTGATGCTGATCCGGTAGCAGGTGCTTGTGCAGGTTCATATACTATCGTTCGTACTTGGTCATTAACCGACTGTGCAGGAAACAATACAACTCACGATCAAACCATTACGGTATCAGACAACATCAAGCCTACTTTCACAGTTCCTGCAGATATCACTATCTACACTACTGATGCTTGTACTTATGATGCTTCAGTTACTTTCACTGGAGATGTAACTGATGAAGCGGACAACTGTTCAACTGATTTGAATGCTACATTCACTGATGCTACTCCGGTAGCGGGTGCTTGTGCCGGGTCTTACACTATCGTTCGTACTTGGTCATTAACCGATTGTGCAGGAAACAATACTACTCACGATCAAACCATCACCGTGTCTGATAACATCAAACCTACATTTACAGCTCCTGCAGATATCACTATCTACACTACTGATGCTTGTACTTATGATGCTTCGGTTCAATTTACTGGTGATGTGACTGATGAGGCGGACAACTGTTCAACTGATTTGAATGCTACATTCACTGATGCTACTCCGGTAGCGGGTCAATGTGCCGGGTCTTACACTATCGTTCGTACTTGGTCATTAACCGACTGTGCAGGAAACAATACTACTCACGATCAAACCATCACCGTGTCTGATAACATCAAACCTACATTTACAGTTCCTGCAGATATCACTATCTACACTACTGATGCTTGTACTTATGATGCTTCAGTTACTTTCACTGGAGATGTAACTGATGAAGCGGACAACTGTTCAACTGAGTTGAATGCTACATTCACTGATGCTACTCCGGTAGCGGGTGCTTGTGCAGGTTCATACACTATTGTTCGTTCATGGTCATTAACTGATTGTGCCGGTAATAACACTACTCACGATCAAACCATTACGGTATCGGATAACATCAAGCCTACTTTCACAGCTCCTGCAGATATTACTATCTACACTACTGATGCTTGTACATATGATGCTTCGGTTCAATTTACTGGTGATGTGACTGATGAAGCGGACAACTGTTCTACTGATTTGAATGCAACATTCACTGATGCTGATCCGGTAGCCGGAGAATGTAGCGGTGGGTATGCCATAACACGTACATGGTCATTAACCGATTGTGCCGGTAATACAACTACTCATACACAGTTGATCACTTTAACTGATAACATAGCACCTACTTTCACAGCTCCTGCAGATATCACTATCTACACTACTGATGCTTGTACCTATGATGCTTCGGTTCAATTTACTGGTGATGTAACAGATGAAGCAGACAACTGTTCAATAACTAACTTAAATGCTACTTTCACTGATGCTGCTCCTGTAGCTGGTCAATGTGCAGGTTCTTACACTATCGTTCGTACTTGGTCATTAACCGATTGTTCAAATAATAACACTACTCACGATCAAACCATTACGGTATTGGATAATATCAAACCTACATTTACAGCGCCTGCAGATATCACTATCTACACGACTGATGCTTGTACTTATGATGCTTCGGTTCAATTTACTGGTGATGTGACTGATGAGGCGGACAACTGTTCTACTGATTTGAATGCTGCATTCACTGATGCTACTCCGGTAGCGGGTGCTTGTGCCGGGTCTTATACTATCGTTCGTACTTGGTCATTAACCGATTGTGTAGGAAACAATACTACTCACGATCAAACCATCACCGTGTCTGATAACATCAAACCTACATTTACAGTTCCTGCAGATATCACTATCTACACTACTGATGCTTGTACGTATGATGCTTCAGTTACTTTCACTGGAGATGTGACTGATGAAGCGGACAACTGTTCAACTGATTTGAATGCTACATTCACTGATGCTGCTCCGGTAGCGGGTGCTTGTGCAGGTTCATATACTATCGTTCGTACATGGTCGTTAACCGATTGTGCAGGAAACAATACAACTCACGATCAAACCATCACGGTATCGGATAACATCAAACCTACTTTCACAGCTCCTGCAGATATCACTATCTACACTACTGATGCTTGTACTTATGATGCTTCAGTTCAATTTACTGGTGATGTGACTGATGAGGCTGACAACTGTTCAACTGGCTTGAATGCTACATTCACTGATGCTGCTCCGGTAGCGGGTGCTTGTGCAGGTGCGTATACTATCGTTCGTACTTGGTCGTTAACCGATTGTGCAGGAAACAATACAACTCACGATCAAACCATCACGGTATCGGATAACATCAAACCTACTTTCACAGCTCCTGCAGATATCACTATCTACACTACTGATGCTTGTACCTATGATGCTTCAGTTACTTTCACTGGTGACGTTACGGATGAAGCGGACAACTGTTCAACTGATTTGAATGCTATATTCACCGATGCTGCTCCGGTAGCGGGTGCTTGTGCAGGTTCATATACTATCGTTCGTACATGGTCTTTAACCGACTGTGCAGGAAACAATACAACTCACGATCAAACCATCACGGTTTCCGATAACATCAAACCTACATTTACAGTTCCTGCAGATATCACTATCTACACAACTGATGCTTGTACATATGATGCTTCGGTTCAATTTACTGGTGATGTGACTGATGAAACAGACAACTGTTCTACTGATTTGAATGCTACATTTACTGATGCTACTCCGGTAGCGGGTGCTTGTGCTGGTTCATATACTATCGTTCGTACATGGTCATTAACCGACTGTGCTGGGAACAATACAACTCACGATCAAACTATCACGGTATCGGATAACATCAAGCCTACATTCACAGCTCCTTCAGATATCACTATCTACACTACTGATGCTTGTACTTATGATGCTTCAGTTCAATTTACTGGTGATGTGACTGATGAAACAGACAACTGTTCTACTGACTTGAATGCTACATTTACTGATGCTACTCCGGTAGCGGGTGCTTGTGCAGGTTCATATACTATTGTTCGTACTTGGTCTTTAACTGACTGTGCAGGTAATAATACTACTCATGATCAAACCATCACGGTATCGGATAACATCAAACCTACTTTCACAGCTCCTACAGATATTACTATCTACACTACTGATGCTTGTACGTATGATGCTTCGGTTACTTTCACTGGAGATGTGACTGATGAGGCGGACAACTGTTCTACTGATTTGAATGCTACATTCACTGATGCTGCTCCGTTAGCAGGTGCTTGTGCAGGTTCTTATACTATCGTTCGTACTTGGTCGTTAACCGATTGTGCCGGTAATACTACAACTCACGATCAAACCATTACGGTATCGGATAACATCAAACCTACTTTCACAGTTCCTGCGAGTATTACTATCTACACCACTGACACTTGTACTTATGATACTACAGTAACCTTTACTGGTGATGTTACGGATGAAGCAGACAATTGTTCTACTGGTCTTGAGGCAACATATACAGATGGAGCTCCAGTAGTAGGTGCTTGTGCCGGTTCATATACTATAACTCGTACATGGTCATTAACCGACTGTGCAGGTAATACTACCACACAATACCAAACCATTACTGTGTCTGATAATATCAAACCTATATGGGCAACATTAGCCGGTAGCTTAGATGTGACTTTAGAATGTAGTGATGCGCAAGGATTGACAAATGCTCAGGCTCTTGCTCCACAAGCTACTGATAACTGTACCGCGAATGTAACTTACATCAAAACACCAGGTAGTTATGTAGCTGGCGATTGTCCAAACAGAGGTACTTACACCAATACATGGGTAGCTATCGATGCTTGTTCAAATGCAACTTTAGCCGCATTTACCCAAGTAATCACTATTCAGGATACGACTAAACCGGTTTTAGATACAACAACTTTTGATCCTAATCCACAAGTTACTTGTAACAATATTCCGCCAACACCTGCTTTACAGTTCTCTGATAATTGTTCTTCAGTAAATGTTCCAACTCCTGTTGAAACGCAAACTCCAGTAACAAATAACGCTTATACCATTACCAGAACATGGACAGCAACTGATGAATGTGGAAACGTTACCATCGTTACACAAACTATCGACGTGACGATTCAAGTTCAACCTGGAGATGTAATAACAGCACCTGACAAAATTTGTAACGACGATGATATTTCAGTTACATGGGACTTGGAAAATTATTTGACACTTGGAACACCTTTAAATGGTACTTGGACTAATGTAGATAATGTTGGTACATTAACCGGATCAATATTTAACGCCAATCAAGTAGCTGTAGGTAATCACTCTTTTATCTATACTTATGATAATGGTAGTCCTTGTCCACAAAACATAACTGTTATTATGCCGGTTCAAGAATGTGGCGGTGTTGTAGTTGGATGTGATGACATCGAGGTTCACAATGCCTTTACTCCTAACGGAGATGGTGTAAACGAATATTTCGACATCGAGTTTATCGACCAGCCTTGTCACCAACCAAACAGTGTGGAGATATACAACCGTTGGGGAGTTTTAGTATATGAAACTAAAAACTACGATAACAACACCCGTAAATTTACCGGGGTTTCTGAAGGAAGATCTACCGTGAGTAAATCAGATGAATTACCTGCCGGTACTTACTTCTACATCTTACAATATTCTGACGGAAACGGAAACACGGTAACCGAATCTAAATATTTATACCTTACTAGATAG